A single genomic interval of Salvia miltiorrhiza cultivar Shanhuang (shh) unplaced genomic scaffold, IMPLAD_Smil_shh original_scaffold_266, whole genome shotgun sequence harbors:
- the LOC131003765 gene encoding probable mitochondrial adenine nucleotide transporter BTL3 isoform X1: MFESSIRLNDSTQLIPDNSNNSFFFPGGIFLDSSAIPSSIINKVVGEVSCYSRPVQSRRKRGEFLCLSLSVKGNDRAISNSTESAGSSERNEAVGSAAAAVTKPEKGVKMRLRGQGAMNTTKHLCAGAVAAMVSRTCLAPLERLKLEYIVRGEKGDLYMLIKRIATTQGLRGFWKGNFVNILRTAPFKAINFCAYDTYRKQLLKLSGNEETTNSERFIAGAAAGITATVLCLPLDTIRTRLVAPGGEVLGGVIGAFRHVVQNEGALSLYKGLLPSILSMAPSGAVFYGVYDILKSAYLHSPDGRKRIQNLKKQHQELNAFEQLELGPVRTLLHGAIAGACAEAATYPFEVVRRQLQLQGRATRMGTFATCAKIVEQGGVPALYAGLIPSLLQVYLTVFTLFLPFFQMSTKSISSLVIMPKIICFSLLGLFHNFLEYQKGNLRILFSWFCLSFLFCICMSSDTNVLVI; this comes from the exons ATGTTTGAATCCAGTATTCGGCTGAACGATTCTACTCAGCTCATACCCGATAACTCGAATAACTCATTTTTCTTTCCCGGTGGAATATTCCTGGATTCTAGCGCTATTCCTTCGTCAATTATCAATAAAGTTGTCGGCGAAGTTTCTTGTTACAGTCGCCCCGTGCAATCTCGGAGAAAACGGGGCGAGTTTTTGTGTTTAAGTTTGTCTGTTAAAGGGAATGATAGAGCAATTAGCAACTCGACGGAATCTGCGGGAAGTAGTGAGCGTAATGAGGCGGTTGGCAGCGCCGCAGCCGCCGTGACGAAGCCGGAAAAGGGGGTCAAGATGAGGTTAAGGGGGCAGGGGGCGATGAACACCACCAAGCATTTGTGCGCTGGTGCTGTTGCTGCAATGGTTTCAAG AACTTGCCTTGCTCCACTCGAGAGGCTGAAGTTGGAGTATATAGTTCGTGGCGAGAAGGGAGACTTGTACATGCTCATCAAAAGAATAGCAACCACGCAAGGCTTGAGAGGCTTTTGGAAGGGAAATTTTGTTAACATACTGCGCACTGCACCTTTCAAGGCAATTAATTTCTGTGCTTATGATACATACAGAAAGCAGCTTCTAAAATTATCCGGAAATGAGGAAACCACGAATTCTGAGAGATTTATTGCGGGTGCTGCAGCTGGTATCACAGCTACTGTCCTCTGCTTGCCCCTGGATACT ATCCGGACCAGGCTTGTGGCACCTGGAGGGGAAGTACTGGGTGGAGTCATTGGCGCTTTTCGACACGTTGTTCAAAATGAAGGGGCTCTTTCTCTTTACAAGGGATTATTGCCCTCAATTCTAAGCATGGCACCCTCAGGCGCAGTGTTTTATGGCGTATATGACATATTGAAATCAGCTTATCTGCATTCACCTGATGGAAGAAAGAGAATTCAGAATTTGAAAAAACAGCATCAAGAATTGAATGCTTTTGAGCAGCTGGAATTGGGACCTGTGAGAACTTTATTACACGGTGCCATTGCAGGTGCTTGTGCTGAAGCTGCTACCTACCCGTTTGAGGTCGTGAGAAGGCAGCTCCAACTGCAAGGCCGTGCAACTAGGATGGGTACATTTGCAACTTGTGCCAAGATAGTTGAGCAAGGTGGTGTCCCTGCTCTTTATGCAGGTCTTATTCCCAGCTTATTACAGGTATATCTTACAGTATTTACCTTATTTCTCCCCTTCTTTCAAATGTCGACAAAAAGCATCTCCTCATTAGTCATTATGCCTAAGATCATTTGTTTCTCTTTGTTGGGACTCTTCCATAATTTTCTTGAATATCAGAAAGGAAATCTACGGATATTGTTTTCATGGTTCTGTTTATCCTTCTTATTTTGCATCTGTATGAGTTCAGACACAAATGTACTTGTTATATGA
- the LOC131003765 gene encoding probable mitochondrial adenine nucleotide transporter BTL3 isoform X2 — protein MFESSIRLNDSTQLIPDNSNNSFFFPGGIFLDSSAIPSSIINKVVGEVSCYSRPVQSRRKRGEFLCLSLSVKGNDRAISNSTESAGSSERNEAVGSAAAAVTKPEKGVKMRLRGQGAMNTTKHLCAGAVAAMVSRTCLAPLERLKLEYIVRGEKGDLYMLIKRIATTQGLRGFWKGNFVNILRTAPFKAINFCAYDTYRKQLLKLSGNEETTNSERFIAGAAAGITATVLCLPLDTIRTRLVAPGGEVLGGVIGAFRHVVQNEGALSLYKGLLPSILSMAPSGAVFYGVYDILKSAYLHSPDGRKRIQNLKKQHQELNAFEQLELGPVRTLLHGAIAGACAEAATYPFEVVRRQLQLQGRATRMGTFATCAKIVEQGGVPALYAGLIPSLLQVLPSASISFFVYEFMKIVLKVG, from the exons ATGTTTGAATCCAGTATTCGGCTGAACGATTCTACTCAGCTCATACCCGATAACTCGAATAACTCATTTTTCTTTCCCGGTGGAATATTCCTGGATTCTAGCGCTATTCCTTCGTCAATTATCAATAAAGTTGTCGGCGAAGTTTCTTGTTACAGTCGCCCCGTGCAATCTCGGAGAAAACGGGGCGAGTTTTTGTGTTTAAGTTTGTCTGTTAAAGGGAATGATAGAGCAATTAGCAACTCGACGGAATCTGCGGGAAGTAGTGAGCGTAATGAGGCGGTTGGCAGCGCCGCAGCCGCCGTGACGAAGCCGGAAAAGGGGGTCAAGATGAGGTTAAGGGGGCAGGGGGCGATGAACACCACCAAGCATTTGTGCGCTGGTGCTGTTGCTGCAATGGTTTCAAG AACTTGCCTTGCTCCACTCGAGAGGCTGAAGTTGGAGTATATAGTTCGTGGCGAGAAGGGAGACTTGTACATGCTCATCAAAAGAATAGCAACCACGCAAGGCTTGAGAGGCTTTTGGAAGGGAAATTTTGTTAACATACTGCGCACTGCACCTTTCAAGGCAATTAATTTCTGTGCTTATGATACATACAGAAAGCAGCTTCTAAAATTATCCGGAAATGAGGAAACCACGAATTCTGAGAGATTTATTGCGGGTGCTGCAGCTGGTATCACAGCTACTGTCCTCTGCTTGCCCCTGGATACT ATCCGGACCAGGCTTGTGGCACCTGGAGGGGAAGTACTGGGTGGAGTCATTGGCGCTTTTCGACACGTTGTTCAAAATGAAGGGGCTCTTTCTCTTTACAAGGGATTATTGCCCTCAATTCTAAGCATGGCACCCTCAGGCGCAGTGTTTTATGGCGTATATGACATATTGAAATCAGCTTATCTGCATTCACCTGATGGAAGAAAGAGAATTCAGAATTTGAAAAAACAGCATCAAGAATTGAATGCTTTTGAGCAGCTGGAATTGGGACCTGTGAGAACTTTATTACACGGTGCCATTGCAGGTGCTTGTGCTGAAGCTGCTACCTACCCGTTTGAGGTCGTGAGAAGGCAGCTCCAACTGCAAGGCCGTGCAACTAGGATGGGTACATTTGCAACTTGTGCCAAGATAGTTGAGCAAGGTGGTGTCCCTGCTCTTTATGCAGGTCTTATTCCCAGCTTATTACAG GTATTACCTTCGGCTTCAATAAGCTTCTTTGTTTACGAGTTCATGAAGATTGTTCTAAAGGTAGGATGA